A single region of the Xenopus laevis strain J_2021 chromosome 4L, Xenopus_laevis_v10.1, whole genome shotgun sequence genome encodes:
- the LOC121402877 gene encoding mucin-2-like gives MEHQTSGIWVWLALTLSFSSAYDIIPGRPIDHTKSICSSWGNFHYKTFDGVIYQFPGTCNYNLASDCGDSYHEFSVHIQRSTENNSPIINHILMQIKDVTIELRRDSEKLNGEM, from the exons ATGGAGCACCAGACGTCTGGGATCTGGGTATGGTTGGCCTTGACACTTTCTTTCTCAAGTGCCTATGACATTATTCCAG GAAGACCTATCGACCACACAAAGTCCATCTGCAGTTCATGGGGAAATTTCCATTACAAGACATTTGATGGAGTTATCTATCAGTTTCCTGGTACCTGCAATTATAATTTGGCTTCAGACTGTGGGGATTCCTATCATGAGTTTTCTGTCCACATCCAGCGTTCCACTGAGAATAATAGCCCAATAATTAATCACATCCTTATGCAAATCAAGGATGTCACCATTGAACTCAGAAGAGATTCTGAGAAGCTGAACGGGGAAATGTAA